CAGCAGGTCGTCGCCGAGATCGACGCGAACGGCGGTGTCACCCGCTTCGCGTACGACCCGTTCAACCGGCTGCTGGCCACCACCGACCCGCTCGGCCACACCACCGCCACCACGTACGACGAGGGCGGGCGCCCGGTGACCGTGCGGCGGCCCGACGGCCGGGTGCTGTCGGCCGAGTACGACGGCCTGGGCCTTCCGGTGCGGGTACGCGGCGCAGACGGAACGGTGGTGCGCCGTACGTACGACGAGCGCGGCAACCACACCTCCGCGACCGACGCCTCGGGTGCCACCACGCGCATCACCTACGACCGGGCCGGCCACCCGACGTCGGTCACCGACACACTCGGACACACCACGCGCGTGCGCTGCGACCGGGCGGGGCTGCCGCTGGAGATCACCGACCCGCTGGGCGCCACGACACGCTGCGAACGGGACGCCTTCGGCCGGCCGGTCACCGTCACCGACCCACTCGGCGCGGTCACCCGCCTGGAGTGGACGGTCGAGGGGAAGCTCGCGCGGCGCGTCGAGGCGGACGGCGGCGTGCGGTCCTGGACGTACGACGGCGAGGGCAACTGCACCAGCCACACCGACGCCATGGGCGGCGTCACCACCTACGAGTACACGGACTTCGACCTGCTGGCGGCCCGGACCGGGCCGGACGGGGTGCGGTACGAGTTCACCCACGACTGCAATCTGCGACTCACCCGGGTGACCAACCCTCAGGGGCTGACCTGGGACTACGCGTACGACCCGACCGGCCTGCCGATATCGGAGACGGACTTCGACGGCCGCACCCTCACCTACGCGTACGACGCGGCCGGCCGCCTGGTGTCCCGGGAGAACGGCCTCGGCCAGCGTGTGCGGCTCGAACACAACGCGCTCGGCCAGGTCGTACGCAAGGACGCCGACGGCTCCGTCACCACCTACGAGTACGACGTCTTCGACGAACTCGCGGTGGCGGCGAACCCGGACGCGACACTGAAGCGGCTGCGCGACCGGTACGGCCGCCTCCGGACGGAGTCGGTCAACGGCCGCGAGACGACGTTCTCCCACGACGCGGCGGGCAGGCGGACCGGAAGGACGACGCCCACCGGGGCGGTCAGCACCTGGTCCTACGACGCGGCCGGCCGCCGCACCGAGCTGACCACCTCCGGACGGACCATCGGCTTCGACCGCGACCCCGCAGGCCGGGAACTCGCCCGCCACATCGGCGGGACGGTCACGCTCCACCACGCCTTCGACCTACTGGGCCGGCTCACGGAGCAGCACGTCACGGCCGCGGGCGGCAGCCTCCAGCGGCGCGGCTACACCTACCGCGTGGACGGCTACCTCGTCGGCGTCGACGACCGGCTCTCCGGTACGCGGACGTTCGACCTGGACGCCGAAGGCCGCGTCACCGCCGTCCACGCCGCGAACTGGACCGAGCGGTACGCCTACGACGCGGCGGGCAACCAGACCGACGCGTCCTGGCCCGCCACCCACCCGGGCCACGAGGCCACCGGCCCCCGCGCCTACACGGGCACCCGCATCACCCGCGCCGGCGGCGTCCGCTACGAGCACGACGCCCAGGGCCGCATCGTGCTCCGCCGCAAGACCCGCCTGTCACGCAAGCCGGACACCTGGCACTACACATGGGACGCCGAGGACCGGCTCACCTCGGTCACCACACCCGACGGCACGGTGTGGCGCTACCGCTACGACGCGCTGGGGCGCCGCATCGCCAAGCAGCGCCTCGCCGGCGACGGCGAGACCGTGCTCGAACAGGTCACCTTCACCTGGGACGGCGCGACCCTCTGCGAACAGACCACCGAGTCCGCGGACCTGCCCCACCCGGTCTCCCTGACCTGGGACCACGACGGCCTCCACCCGCTCACCCAGACCGAACGCATCCTCCCGGCGGGCACATCGCAGGACCCAGGCACCTCCCGACTCCCCCAGGAGGCGGTCGACGAGCGCTTCTTCGCCATCGTCACGGACCTGGTGGGCACCCCGAGCGAACTCGTCGACGAGTCGGGCGAGATCGCCTGGCGCACACGGAGCACGCTGTGGGGGACGACGGCGTGGACGACGTCGAGCACGGCATACACACCGCTGCGCTTCCCGGGGCAGTACTTCGACCCGGAGACGGGGCTGCACTACAACTTCCACCGGCACTACGACCCGGAGACGGCGCGGTACCTGTCGGCGGACCCTTTGGGGCTCAATGCGGCACCCAACCCCGCTAGCTACATTCACAACCCCTTCACCTGGGCCGACCCTTTGGGGCTCACGCCGTGCCCACCGAAGGGGGAGCATTCCAACCCCTTCGAAAGTCGTGGGGATGCCGAACGAGCCGCTTTCGAATCCGCCGGCGTGCCATACGGAACCGTTCCTGATGAACAATGGGTCGTCACGGGCGACATACGGATGAGAAATATGCCGGGGCACGTTTACGCCAAAGACGAAACCCACTGGGGCCACTTCCGTCAATTTGAAACAGAAAAAG
The Streptomyces tirandamycinicus DNA segment above includes these coding regions:
- a CDS encoding putative T7SS-secreted protein, with the protein product MADLGDLGKALDRGIDLVDNGIDKAKEKVGEGIDWTTDRIGDGLEKVGADGWADSVEDWGDETASSLGAEVGEQQLGQTEQAEELIHGNPEAIASTVKNLRDFQRAFDLVGDGMKRLDSAHWKGEAADTFRAKFQTLPTDWLHAADAFEAAAKALETYAKAVTGAQGRAREAIALHKEGEAESRAAVDAYNKRVDAYNAARNSDSPPPRPGPFTDPGRAKRERAREVLNEARRHRNEAADTAKTAVTAAMAHAPKEPTGLGKARLELTDYVLGQSVEVTHLAGGAVKGTAGLINFVRSVNPIDAYNLTHPAEYYKGLNMTLAGLVSTAANPDRALKNAWDAAKGDPSEFIGRLIPEIVGTKGAGLVRGGLRAGAKAAPDTPSKARDGQRGDPDGKGKQCGETRCDGDPVDVANGRVLLPQTDIALPGSLPLMFRRTFDSSYRAGRWFGPTWSSTVDQRLEIDSEGVVLACDEGSLLAYPHPAPGVPVLPTHGRRWPLDRTGDGYTVTDPGTGRVWHFTHHTDELALLARIDDRNGRWIAFDHDESGAPTSIVHHGGYHLKITTTDGRVTALHLAGAAPDGSDQEILRYGYTDGHLTEVVNSTGRPVRFGYDGLGRMTSWTDTNGGHYDYVYDDLDRCVYQSGTNGHVESRFTWDGTDPDSGLRTTSMTDGLGHTKRYLINERQQVVAEIDANGGVTRFAYDPFNRLLATTDPLGHTTATTYDEGGRPVTVRRPDGRVLSAEYDGLGLPVRVRGADGTVVRRTYDERGNHTSATDASGATTRITYDRAGHPTSVTDTLGHTTRVRCDRAGLPLEITDPLGATTRCERDAFGRPVTVTDPLGAVTRLEWTVEGKLARRVEADGGVRSWTYDGEGNCTSHTDAMGGVTTYEYTDFDLLAARTGPDGVRYEFTHDCNLRLTRVTNPQGLTWDYAYDPTGLPISETDFDGRTLTYAYDAAGRLVSRENGLGQRVRLEHNALGQVVRKDADGSVTTYEYDVFDELAVAANPDATLKRLRDRYGRLRTESVNGRETTFSHDAAGRRTGRTTPTGAVSTWSYDAAGRRTELTTSGRTIGFDRDPAGRELARHIGGTVTLHHAFDLLGRLTEQHVTAAGGSLQRRGYTYRVDGYLVGVDDRLSGTRTFDLDAEGRVTAVHAANWTERYAYDAAGNQTDASWPATHPGHEATGPRAYTGTRITRAGGVRYEHDAQGRIVLRRKTRLSRKPDTWHYTWDAEDRLTSVTTPDGTVWRYRYDALGRRIAKQRLAGDGETVLEQVTFTWDGATLCEQTTESADLPHPVSLTWDHDGLHPLTQTERILPAGTSQDPGTSRLPQEAVDERFFAIVTDLVGTPSELVDESGEIAWRTRSTLWGTTAWTTSSTAYTPLRFPGQYFDPETGLHYNFHRHYDPETARYLSADPLGLNAAPNPASYIHNPFTWADPLGLTPCPPKGEHSNPFESRGDAERAAFESAGVPYGTVPDEQWVVTGDIRMRNMPGHVYAKDETHWGHFRQFETEKGSRVVVEHTHDPAGPHFHAGGPKGKTTEEQTRNFVNFGWDNTAEGYGKMERYRAIDKPGGDHHFFFEGG